A genomic stretch from Prionailurus bengalensis isolate Pbe53 chromosome E2, Fcat_Pben_1.1_paternal_pri, whole genome shotgun sequence includes:
- the RASIP1 gene encoding ras-interacting protein 1 isoform X1, which yields MLSGERKEGGSPRFGKLHLPVGLWINSPRKQLAKLGRRWPSAASVKSSSSDTGSRSSEPLPPPPPHVELRRVGAVKAAGGASGSRAKRISQLFRGSGTGATGSGGAGGAGTPGGAQRWASEKKLPELAAGVAPEPPLAARATAPPGVLKIFGAGLASGANYKSVLATARSTARELVAEALERYGLAGSPGGSPGESSCVDAFALCDALGRPAAGGVGSCEWRAEHLRVLGDSERPLLVQELWRARPGWARRFELRGREEARRLEQEAFGAADSDGTGAPSWRPQKNRSRAASGGAALASPGPGSGSGPPAGSGGKERSENLSLRRSVSELSLQGRRRRQQERRQQALSMAPGAADTQIGPADPGDFDQLTQCLIQAPSNRPYFLLLQGYQDAQDFVVYVMTREQHVFGRGGNSSARGGSPAPYVDTFLNAPDILPRHCTVRAGPEPPAMVRPARGAPVTHNGCLLLREAELHPGDLLGLGEHFLFMYKDPRAGGSGPARPPWLPIRPGASPPGPGWAFSCRLCGRGLQERGEALAAYLDGREPVLRFRPREEEALLGEIVRAAAAGAGDLPPLGPATLLALCVQHSARGLELGHLPRLLGRLARLIKEAVWEKIKEIGDRQPENHPEGVPEVPLTPEAVSVELRPLMLWMANTTELLSFVQEKVLEMEKEADQEGLSSDPQLCNDLELCDEAMALLDEVIMCTFQQSVYYLTKTLYSTLPALLDSNPFTAGAELPGPGAELAAMPPGLRPTLGVFQAALELTSQCELHPDLVSQTFGYLFFFSNASLLNSLMERGQGRPFYQWSRAVQIRTNLDLVLDWLQGAGLGDIATEFFRKLSIAVNLLCVPRTSLLKASWSSLRTDHPTLTPAQLHHLLSHYQLGPGRGPPPAWDPPPAERDAVDTGDIFESFSSHPPLILPLGSSRLRLTGPVTDDALHRELRRLRRLLWDLEQQELPANHRHGPPVATPP from the exons GTCTTCTTCCTCGGACACGGGGAGCCGCAGCAGCGAGCCgctgcccccgccgccgccgcacGTGGAGCTGCGGCGAGTGGGCGCGGTCAAGGCGGCCGGGGGAGCCTCCGGGAGTCGCGCCAAGCGCATCTCCCAGCTCTTTCGGGGCTCGGGGACCGGGGCCACGGGGTCCGGCGGCGCGGGAGGCGCCGGGACTCCGGGGGGCGCTCAGCGCTGGGCCAGCGAGAAGAAGCTGCCTGAGCTGGCCGCGGGCGTGGCCCCCGAGCCCCCGCTGGCCGCCCGCGCCACGGCACCCCCGGGGGTCCTCAAGATCTTCGGCGCCGGGCTGGCGTCGGGCGCCAACTACAAGAGCGTGCTCGCCACTGCGCGCTCCACGGCACGCGAGCTGGTGGCCGAGGCGCTGGAGCGCTACGGGCTGGCGGGGAGCCCCGGCGGCAGCCCAGGCGAGAGCAGCTGCGTGGACGCCTTCGCGCTGTGCGACGCGCTGGGCCGGCCCGCGGCGGGCGGCGTGGGCAGCTGCGAGTGGCGGGCGGAGCACCTGCGCGTGCTGGGCGACTCGGAGCGACCGCTGCTGGTGCAGGAGCTGTGGCGAGCGCGGCCCGGCTGGGCGCGCCGTTTCGAGCTGCGCGGCCGCGAGGAGGCGCGCCGCCTGGAGCAGGAGGCCTTCGGGGCGGCGGACAGCGACG GCACGGGTGCCCCCTCGTGGCGGCCGCAGAAGAATCGCTCCCGGGCGGCGTCCGGAGGGGCGGCCCTGGCCAGTCCGGGCCCGGGGTCCGGGTCAGGGCCCCCCGCTGGGTCCGGGGGCAAAGAGCGCTCGGAAAACCTGTCCCTGCGGCGCAGCGTGTCGGAGCTCAGCCTGCAGGGTCGCCGGCGGCGGCAGCAGGAGCGCAGGCAGCAGGCACTTAGCATGGCCCCAGGGGCAGCCGACACCCAAATCGGACCTGCTGACCCTGGCGACTTCGATCAGTTGACCCAGTGCCTCATTCAGGCTCCCAGCAACCGTCCCTACTTCCTGCTGCTCCAGGGCTACCAGGACGCTCAG gacTTCGTGGTGTATGTGATGACGCGGGAGCAGCATGTCTTCGGCCGGGGCGGGAACTCCTCGGCCCGTGGTGGGTCCCCGGCCCCGTATGTGGACACCTTTCTCAATGCCCCCGACATCCTGCCGCGGCACTGTACGGTGCGTGCGGGCCCTGAGCCCCCGGCCATGGTGCGCCCGGCCCGGGGTGCCCCGGTCACGCACAACGGGTGCCTCCTGCTGCGCGAGGCCGAGCTGCACCCTGGCGACCTGCTGGGGCTGGGCGAGCACTTCCTCTTCATGTACAAGGACCCCCGCGCCGGGGGCTCGGGGCCCGCGCGGCCGCCGTGGCTGCCCATCCGTCCGGGGGCCTCCCCGCCAGGCCCCGGCTGGGCCTTCTCCTGCCGCCTGTGCGGCCGGGGCCTGCAGGAGCGCGGCGAGGCGCTGGCGGCCTACCTGGATGGCCGCGAGCCGGTGCTGCGCTTCCGGCCCCGCGAGGAAGAGGCGCTCCTGGGTGAGATCGTGCGCGCAGCAGCGGCCGGCGCCGGGGACCTACCACCGCTGGGGCCGGCCACGCTGCTGGCGCTGTGCGTCCAGCATTCAGCCCGGGGACTGGAGCTGGGCCACCTGCCGCGCCTGCTGGGCCGTCTGGCCCGGCTCATCAAGGAGGCTGTCTGG GAAAAGATCAAGGAAATCGGAGACCGCCAGCCAGAGAA cCACCCTGAGGGAGTCCCCGAGGTGCCCTTGACTCCCGAGGCTGTGTCCGTAGAGCTGCGGCCACTCATGCTGTGGATGGCCAACACCACGGAGCTGCTGAGTTTTGTACAGGAGAAGGTGCTGGAAATGGAGAAGGAGGCCGACCAGGAGG GTCTGTCCTCAGACCCACAGCTCTGCAATGACTTGGAATTATGTGATGAGGCCATGGCCCTCCTGGATGAGGTCATCATGTGTACCTTCCAGCAGTCTGTCTACTACCTCACCAAG ACTCTGTATTCAACGCTGCCTGCTCTCCTGGATAGTAACCCTTTTACCGCTGGGGCAGAGCTTCCCGGGCCCGGCGCCGAGCTGGCGGCCATGCCTCCGGGGCTGAGACCCACCCTGGGCGTGTTCCAAGCAGCCCTGGAACTGACCAGCCAGTGTGAGCTGCATCCGGACCTCGTGTCTCAGACTTTCGGTTACTTGTTCTTCTTCTCCAATGCGTCCCTCCTCAACTCGCTGATGGAACGAG GTCAAGGCCGACCTTTCTATCAATGGTCCCGAGCTGTCCAAATCCGGACCAACTTGGACCTCGTCTTGGACTGGCTGCAGGGGGCCGGGCTGGGCGACATTGCCACTGAATTCTTCCGGAAACTCTCCATAGCTGTGAACCTGCTCTGTGTGCCCCGCACCTCCCTGCTCAAG GCTTCTTGGAGCAGCCTACGAACTGACCACCCCACGCTGACCCCTGCTCAGCTTCACCATCTGCTCAGCCACTACCAGCTGGGTCCTGGCCGTGGGCCACCACCTGCCTGGGACCCTCCCCCTGCAGAGCGAGACGCTGTGGACACAG GGGACATCTTCGAGAGCTTCTCTTCCCATCCGCCCCTCATCCTGCCCTTGGGCAGCTCGCGCCTGCGCCTCACGGGTCCCGTGACGGACGACGCCCTGCACCGCGAACTGCGCAGGCTCCGCCGCCTCCTCTGGGATCTTGAGCAGCAGGAACTGCCGGCCAATCACCGCCACGGCCCTCCCGTGGCCACGCCTCCTTGA
- the RASIP1 gene encoding ras-interacting protein 1 isoform X2, producing the protein MLSGERKEGGSPRFGKLHLPVGLWINSPRKQLAKLGRRWPSAASVKSSSSDTGSRSSEPLPPPPPHVELRRVGAVKAAGGASGSRAKRISQLFRGSGTGATGSGGAGGAGTPGGAQRWASEKKLPELAAGVAPEPPLAARATAPPGVLKIFGAGLASGANYKSVLATARSTARELVAEALERYGLAGSPGGSPGESSCVDAFALCDALGRPAAGGVGSCEWRAEHLRVLGDSERPLLVQELWRARPGWARRFELRGREEARRLEQEAFGAADSDGTGAPSWRPQKNRSRAASGGAALASPGPGSGSGPPAGSGGKERSENLSLRRSVSELSLQGRRRRQQERRQQALSMAPGAADTQIGPADPGDFDQLTQCLIQAPSNRPYFLLLQGYQDAQDFVVYVMTREQHVFGRGGNSSARGGSPAPYVDTFLNAPDILPRHCTVRAGPEPPAMVRPARGAPVTHNGCLLLREAELHPGDLLGLGEHFLFMYKDPRAGGSGPARPPWLPIRPGASPPGPGWAFSCRLCGRGLQERGEALAAYLDGREPVLRFRPREEEALLGEIVRAAAAGAGDLPPLGPATLLALCVQHSARGLELGHLPRLLGRLARLIKEAVWEKIKEIGDRQPENHPEGVPEVPLTPEAVSVELRPLMLWMANTTELLSFVQEKVLEMEKEADQEDPQLCNDLELCDEAMALLDEVIMCTFQQSVYYLTKTLYSTLPALLDSNPFTAGAELPGPGAELAAMPPGLRPTLGVFQAALELTSQCELHPDLVSQTFGYLFFFSNASLLNSLMERGQGRPFYQWSRAVQIRTNLDLVLDWLQGAGLGDIATEFFRKLSIAVNLLCVPRTSLLKASWSSLRTDHPTLTPAQLHHLLSHYQLGPGRGPPPAWDPPPAERDAVDTGDIFESFSSHPPLILPLGSSRLRLTGPVTDDALHRELRRLRRLLWDLEQQELPANHRHGPPVATPP; encoded by the exons GTCTTCTTCCTCGGACACGGGGAGCCGCAGCAGCGAGCCgctgcccccgccgccgccgcacGTGGAGCTGCGGCGAGTGGGCGCGGTCAAGGCGGCCGGGGGAGCCTCCGGGAGTCGCGCCAAGCGCATCTCCCAGCTCTTTCGGGGCTCGGGGACCGGGGCCACGGGGTCCGGCGGCGCGGGAGGCGCCGGGACTCCGGGGGGCGCTCAGCGCTGGGCCAGCGAGAAGAAGCTGCCTGAGCTGGCCGCGGGCGTGGCCCCCGAGCCCCCGCTGGCCGCCCGCGCCACGGCACCCCCGGGGGTCCTCAAGATCTTCGGCGCCGGGCTGGCGTCGGGCGCCAACTACAAGAGCGTGCTCGCCACTGCGCGCTCCACGGCACGCGAGCTGGTGGCCGAGGCGCTGGAGCGCTACGGGCTGGCGGGGAGCCCCGGCGGCAGCCCAGGCGAGAGCAGCTGCGTGGACGCCTTCGCGCTGTGCGACGCGCTGGGCCGGCCCGCGGCGGGCGGCGTGGGCAGCTGCGAGTGGCGGGCGGAGCACCTGCGCGTGCTGGGCGACTCGGAGCGACCGCTGCTGGTGCAGGAGCTGTGGCGAGCGCGGCCCGGCTGGGCGCGCCGTTTCGAGCTGCGCGGCCGCGAGGAGGCGCGCCGCCTGGAGCAGGAGGCCTTCGGGGCGGCGGACAGCGACG GCACGGGTGCCCCCTCGTGGCGGCCGCAGAAGAATCGCTCCCGGGCGGCGTCCGGAGGGGCGGCCCTGGCCAGTCCGGGCCCGGGGTCCGGGTCAGGGCCCCCCGCTGGGTCCGGGGGCAAAGAGCGCTCGGAAAACCTGTCCCTGCGGCGCAGCGTGTCGGAGCTCAGCCTGCAGGGTCGCCGGCGGCGGCAGCAGGAGCGCAGGCAGCAGGCACTTAGCATGGCCCCAGGGGCAGCCGACACCCAAATCGGACCTGCTGACCCTGGCGACTTCGATCAGTTGACCCAGTGCCTCATTCAGGCTCCCAGCAACCGTCCCTACTTCCTGCTGCTCCAGGGCTACCAGGACGCTCAG gacTTCGTGGTGTATGTGATGACGCGGGAGCAGCATGTCTTCGGCCGGGGCGGGAACTCCTCGGCCCGTGGTGGGTCCCCGGCCCCGTATGTGGACACCTTTCTCAATGCCCCCGACATCCTGCCGCGGCACTGTACGGTGCGTGCGGGCCCTGAGCCCCCGGCCATGGTGCGCCCGGCCCGGGGTGCCCCGGTCACGCACAACGGGTGCCTCCTGCTGCGCGAGGCCGAGCTGCACCCTGGCGACCTGCTGGGGCTGGGCGAGCACTTCCTCTTCATGTACAAGGACCCCCGCGCCGGGGGCTCGGGGCCCGCGCGGCCGCCGTGGCTGCCCATCCGTCCGGGGGCCTCCCCGCCAGGCCCCGGCTGGGCCTTCTCCTGCCGCCTGTGCGGCCGGGGCCTGCAGGAGCGCGGCGAGGCGCTGGCGGCCTACCTGGATGGCCGCGAGCCGGTGCTGCGCTTCCGGCCCCGCGAGGAAGAGGCGCTCCTGGGTGAGATCGTGCGCGCAGCAGCGGCCGGCGCCGGGGACCTACCACCGCTGGGGCCGGCCACGCTGCTGGCGCTGTGCGTCCAGCATTCAGCCCGGGGACTGGAGCTGGGCCACCTGCCGCGCCTGCTGGGCCGTCTGGCCCGGCTCATCAAGGAGGCTGTCTGG GAAAAGATCAAGGAAATCGGAGACCGCCAGCCAGAGAA cCACCCTGAGGGAGTCCCCGAGGTGCCCTTGACTCCCGAGGCTGTGTCCGTAGAGCTGCGGCCACTCATGCTGTGGATGGCCAACACCACGGAGCTGCTGAGTTTTGTACAGGAGAAGGTGCTGGAAATGGAGAAGGAGGCCGACCAGGAGG ACCCACAGCTCTGCAATGACTTGGAATTATGTGATGAGGCCATGGCCCTCCTGGATGAGGTCATCATGTGTACCTTCCAGCAGTCTGTCTACTACCTCACCAAG ACTCTGTATTCAACGCTGCCTGCTCTCCTGGATAGTAACCCTTTTACCGCTGGGGCAGAGCTTCCCGGGCCCGGCGCCGAGCTGGCGGCCATGCCTCCGGGGCTGAGACCCACCCTGGGCGTGTTCCAAGCAGCCCTGGAACTGACCAGCCAGTGTGAGCTGCATCCGGACCTCGTGTCTCAGACTTTCGGTTACTTGTTCTTCTTCTCCAATGCGTCCCTCCTCAACTCGCTGATGGAACGAG GTCAAGGCCGACCTTTCTATCAATGGTCCCGAGCTGTCCAAATCCGGACCAACTTGGACCTCGTCTTGGACTGGCTGCAGGGGGCCGGGCTGGGCGACATTGCCACTGAATTCTTCCGGAAACTCTCCATAGCTGTGAACCTGCTCTGTGTGCCCCGCACCTCCCTGCTCAAG GCTTCTTGGAGCAGCCTACGAACTGACCACCCCACGCTGACCCCTGCTCAGCTTCACCATCTGCTCAGCCACTACCAGCTGGGTCCTGGCCGTGGGCCACCACCTGCCTGGGACCCTCCCCCTGCAGAGCGAGACGCTGTGGACACAG GGGACATCTTCGAGAGCTTCTCTTCCCATCCGCCCCTCATCCTGCCCTTGGGCAGCTCGCGCCTGCGCCTCACGGGTCCCGTGACGGACGACGCCCTGCACCGCGAACTGCGCAGGCTCCGCCGCCTCCTCTGGGATCTTGAGCAGCAGGAACTGCCGGCCAATCACCGCCACGGCCCTCCCGTGGCCACGCCTCCTTGA